From Pontibacter actiniarum, a single genomic window includes:
- a CDS encoding SDR family NAD(P)-dependent oxidoreductase, with product MAEEQKQKYTALITGASGGIGLELAELFARDGHNLVLVARSEDKLNSLALRYAIKYKVYTKVVAQDLSKADGPEKVFAALKQEGVQVDVLVNNAGFGNFGAFRETDLQKELDMMQLNMVSLTHLCKLFLHQLRDGQHGRILNVSSTAAFPPGPYMAVYYASKAYVQSFTEALAAELEDENVSVTALCPGPTETEFQQAANLHESGLFSSQLVADARSVAKAGYSGMMAGEVVVIPGIQNKLTAFSTRLVPRSVLRQLVKKIQGKRA from the coding sequence ATGGCTGAAGAACAGAAACAGAAGTACACAGCGCTCATTACCGGAGCATCCGGAGGCATAGGTTTGGAGCTGGCCGAGCTCTTCGCGCGGGACGGGCACAACCTGGTATTGGTAGCCAGGTCAGAAGACAAACTGAACAGCCTGGCGCTGCGGTACGCCATCAAGTATAAAGTATACACCAAAGTAGTGGCGCAGGACCTGAGCAAGGCCGACGGGCCAGAAAAGGTGTTTGCGGCCCTGAAGCAGGAGGGGGTGCAGGTGGATGTGCTGGTGAACAACGCGGGCTTCGGTAACTTCGGAGCCTTCCGGGAAACCGACCTGCAGAAGGAGCTGGACATGATGCAGCTGAACATGGTGTCGCTCACGCACCTCTGCAAGCTGTTCCTGCACCAGCTGCGCGATGGCCAGCACGGCCGTATCCTGAACGTGTCGTCGACGGCGGCGTTTCCGCCCGGACCGTACATGGCGGTTTACTATGCCTCCAAAGCCTATGTGCAGAGCTTTACCGAGGCGCTGGCCGCTGAGCTGGAAGACGAGAACGTTTCCGTTACCGCCCTCTGCCCCGGCCCTACAGAAACAGAGTTTCAGCAGGCGGCCAACCTGCACGAGTCCGGCCTGTTTAGCTCACAATTGGTAGCCGATGCCAGGAGCGTGGCCAAGGCCGGATATTCCGGTATGATGGCGGGGGAGGTAGTGGTGATACCAGGCATCCAGAACAAACTGACAGCTTTTTCAACCAGGCTAGTGCCCCGCAGCGTGCTTCGGCAGCTGGTGAAGAAGATCCAGGGCAAGCGCGCCTAG
- a CDS encoding YfiT family bacillithiol transferase: MTTDTELEKLKYPIGRYNPQQELSEQELAQAILAIAQLPQKLRTAVANLTPEQLDTPYRDGGWTVRQVIHHLPDSHLNGYMRQKLALTEDVPTIRPYDEVAWAALPDSLHGDPGISLRLLEALHQRWVLLLQSLTPEQLARKFTHPASGGQSIRQHIGNYAWHGNHHLAHVTELIRREGWDKA, encoded by the coding sequence ATGACAACAGACACTGAACTGGAAAAGCTGAAGTACCCCATCGGGCGGTACAACCCGCAACAGGAGCTCTCGGAGCAGGAACTCGCGCAAGCCATACTTGCCATTGCCCAGCTCCCACAGAAGCTGCGCACGGCAGTAGCCAACCTTACCCCTGAGCAACTCGACACGCCTTACCGCGACGGCGGCTGGACAGTGCGGCAGGTAATCCATCACCTGCCCGATAGCCACCTGAACGGTTACATGCGCCAAAAGCTGGCTTTAACGGAAGATGTGCCCACCATTCGCCCTTATGACGAAGTAGCCTGGGCAGCATTACCCGACAGCCTGCACGGCGACCCCGGAATCTCGCTGAGGCTGCTGGAGGCACTGCACCAGCGCTGGGTGCTGCTGCTCCAAAGCCTGACACCGGAGCAGCTAGCGCGGAAGTTTACACACCCGGCCAGCGGCGGGCAAAGTATACGGCAGCACATCGGCAACTATGCCTGGCACGGCAACCATCACCTGGCGCATGTCACGGAGCTGATCAGGAGGGAAGGCTGGGACAAGGCATAG
- a CDS encoding sterol desaturase family protein has protein sequence MEILFDNMPNPFTYFVPLFAVLILGEAYISYREDKDLYNLKDSMASTWVGIGAAILNTLTKAYQIGLFFLFYELFEPLRIEFLGYDNLGWAWWVWALCLVGDDFNFYWHHRFCHTVRIFWAAHLVHHSSEKFNLGTAFRNGWTIFLYKPIYWIWMPILGFNPVMIALCMSFNSIYQFFLHSTLVPRIPVFGAVFNTPWVHQVHHACNVEYLDRNHGGILIIWDRIFGTYLDKDKYLETKFGVLHPPTKHDPITLNFHEFQDIWKDVRGVKSWKAKFMYVFGPPGWSHDGSRKTSKMLQQEWEQQQKALQAAGQQKTPDLQVANA, from the coding sequence ATGGAAATTCTGTTCGACAACATGCCTAACCCGTTCACCTACTTTGTGCCCCTGTTTGCGGTGCTTATTCTGGGGGAGGCCTATATCAGCTACCGGGAAGACAAAGACCTCTACAACCTGAAAGACTCCATGGCAAGTACCTGGGTAGGTATAGGAGCCGCAATCCTCAACACGCTTACGAAGGCTTATCAAATCGGGCTTTTCTTTTTATTCTACGAACTGTTTGAGCCGCTGCGCATAGAGTTTCTGGGGTATGATAACCTAGGCTGGGCCTGGTGGGTATGGGCGCTTTGCCTGGTCGGAGATGACTTTAACTTTTACTGGCACCACCGTTTCTGCCACACGGTAAGAATATTCTGGGCGGCGCACCTGGTGCACCATTCCTCCGAGAAGTTTAACTTGGGTACCGCCTTCCGTAACGGCTGGACCATCTTCCTGTATAAGCCAATTTACTGGATATGGATGCCTATACTTGGCTTTAACCCGGTGATGATCGCGCTGTGCATGTCCTTCAACTCCATCTACCAGTTCTTTCTGCACTCTACGCTGGTGCCGCGCATACCTGTGTTTGGAGCCGTGTTTAACACCCCATGGGTACACCAGGTGCACCACGCCTGCAATGTGGAGTACCTGGACCGCAACCACGGCGGCATCCTGATTATCTGGGACCGCATTTTCGGCACGTACCTAGACAAAGACAAGTACCTCGAAACAAAATTCGGTGTGCTGCACCCGCCAACCAAGCACGACCCGATCACGCTGAACTTCCACGAGTTTCAGGATATCTGGAAAGACGTGAGAGGCGTGAAGTCGTGGAAGGCGAAGTTTATGTACGTGTTTGGCCCTCCGGGATGGAGCCACGACGGCAGCAGGAAGACCTCTAAAATGCTGCAGCAGGAGTGGGAGCAGCAGCAAAAGGCGCTGCAGGCAGCAGGGCAGCAGAAAACACCCGATCTTCAGGTGGCCAACGCCTAG
- a CDS encoding glutamate--tRNA ligase family protein: MQQTQPQKIRTRLAPTPSGYLHLGNALSFAITWALARQQGGELILRIDDLDNARFRPEYLQDIFDLLHFMGLDYDEGPADAEDFLKHYSQHLRLPQYHRMLQRLVETGAVYACPCSRKQLASLATGACALHTCRVERQPLHLPGIAWRAHVPEGTVITFADRLLPISAVDLAREMPDFVVRRKEGIPAYQIASLADDLQMKVNTIVRGEDLLASTAAQLFLARQLNETAFLDTAFVHHPLVMEPQGGKLSKSHNDLSVSEMRKNGLTPKAFWQTLAAMLGWQDKGIMGAKDFLQRFRLEDLPQHSLHTKAAATGK; this comes from the coding sequence ATGCAGCAAACGCAGCCACAAAAAATAAGAACACGCCTTGCCCCTACCCCCAGCGGCTACCTGCACCTGGGCAATGCCCTCTCCTTCGCCATTACCTGGGCACTGGCCCGGCAGCAAGGGGGCGAGCTTATACTTCGCATCGACGACCTGGACAACGCACGCTTCCGGCCGGAGTACCTGCAGGACATTTTCGACTTGCTGCACTTTATGGGGCTGGACTACGACGAAGGGCCCGCGGACGCGGAAGACTTCCTGAAGCACTACTCACAGCACCTGCGCCTGCCGCAGTACCACCGCATGCTCCAACGGCTCGTGGAAACAGGGGCGGTGTATGCCTGCCCCTGCTCCCGTAAGCAACTGGCCAGCCTGGCCACCGGTGCCTGTGCCCTCCACACCTGCCGGGTAGAGCGCCAGCCCCTGCACTTACCGGGAATCGCCTGGCGCGCCCACGTACCCGAAGGCACCGTAATTACCTTTGCCGACCGCCTGCTGCCGATCAGCGCCGTAGACCTGGCCCGGGAGATGCCCGATTTCGTGGTGCGCCGCAAAGAAGGAATACCTGCCTACCAGATTGCCTCGCTCGCCGACGACCTGCAAATGAAGGTCAACACCATCGTGCGCGGCGAAGACCTGCTGGCTTCCACCGCCGCACAGCTGTTCCTGGCCCGGCAGCTTAACGAGACCGCTTTCCTGGATACAGCGTTTGTGCACCACCCCCTTGTGATGGAGCCGCAGGGAGGCAAGCTGTCTAAATCGCATAACGACCTCTCTGTATCAGAGATGCGCAAAAACGGACTTACGCCCAAGGCTTTCTGGCAAACATTGGCCGCCATGCTGGGCTGGCAGGATAAAGGCATCATGGGTGCGAAAGACTTCCTGCAGCGGTTCCGCCTCGAGGACCTGCCGCAGCACAGCCTGCACACAAAAGCGGCAGCCACCGGAAAGTAG
- a CDS encoding DUF2911 domain-containing protein, translated as MKRTNVFYPLALLLFGVLLAASASAQDSKANRQSPPASATGKVGNATVTVNYSSPAVKGREVWGALVPYGEVWRAGANEATTVAFDQDVTVEGQALPAGTYSFYAIPGEEAWTVIFNKVANQWGTQYDAQQDALRVQVQPRQSASMNERLKYEVTDDGLVLMWENLEVPVSIQAEK; from the coding sequence ATGAAAAGAACAAATGTGTTTTATCCCCTTGCTTTGCTGCTGTTCGGTGTTTTACTGGCGGCAAGTGCCAGTGCACAGGATTCCAAAGCGAACCGCCAGAGCCCCCCTGCCTCCGCCACCGGAAAGGTGGGCAATGCTACGGTTACTGTAAACTACAGCAGCCCCGCCGTTAAGGGCCGCGAAGTGTGGGGAGCCCTGGTGCCCTACGGAGAAGTATGGCGTGCCGGGGCGAACGAGGCAACAACAGTCGCCTTTGACCAGGATGTAACGGTAGAGGGGCAGGCACTGCCAGCGGGTACCTACAGCTTCTACGCCATACCCGGAGAGGAGGCATGGACCGTGATCTTTAACAAAGTAGCCAACCAGTGGGGCACGCAGTACGATGCGCAGCAGGATGCACTGCGCGTACAGGTGCAGCCGCGGCAGTCTGCCTCCATGAACGAGCGCCTGAAGTATGAGGTGACAGATGACGGGCTGGTGCTGATGTGGGAGAACCTGGAGGTGCCGGTAAGCATACAGGCCGAAAAGTAG
- a CDS encoding mechanosensitive ion channel family protein, whose translation MPAFNNRKTNRTRATARRTQSNTYSDTRSNTRSGTHNGTHGRVLTRGRKVNRVRRRKTPGSAVKGAENRLKNFRQASILAVAITGFIMLIFAPSEAGLAQDSVATDSVTITEQVAVEDLAVTEAAPDTATAPSSKESADEAIGALQNLWESFLYNLPKILIALGTLAFAWVVARLVKALLRRLLGRWGSSSAIISLVSIAVWLLAIGVALSVVAGDIRALVGSLGLIGLALSWSLQTPIESFTGWILNSFQGYYRVGDRVRVGDVFGDVYRIDFLTTTVWEIGDPYQPGFVQAEQPTGRLVTFPNNEILTGTVTNLTGDFPYVWDELAIAVANESDIPLSMAVLGRVAEDLLGNYMVEPARNYVKLLQRSGLDYDIPDKPQVFISLADSWTNVTIRYLVGARERRKWKSELTVRITMEVNKPEYLEKIIPVYPRQQVQFINPGGVPVEASLNDNG comes from the coding sequence ATGCCAGCCTTTAACAACCGGAAAACAAACCGCACGAGAGCAACCGCCCGCCGCACACAAAGCAACACCTACAGCGACACCCGCAGCAATACCCGTAGCGGCACACACAACGGCACCCACGGGCGTGTACTGACAAGAGGAAGGAAAGTGAACCGGGTACGGAGGCGCAAAACCCCTGGCTCGGCGGTGAAGGGGGCCGAAAACCGGCTGAAGAACTTCCGGCAGGCCTCCATACTGGCCGTGGCCATAACAGGCTTTATCATGCTGATCTTCGCCCCCAGCGAGGCGGGCCTGGCCCAGGACAGCGTCGCTACCGACTCGGTTACCATTACAGAGCAGGTAGCGGTAGAGGACTTAGCGGTTACCGAAGCGGCACCGGACACAGCCACCGCCCCCTCCAGCAAAGAATCGGCGGACGAGGCCATAGGCGCCCTGCAGAACCTGTGGGAAAGCTTTCTCTACAACCTCCCCAAAATCCTGATCGCCCTCGGCACCCTGGCCTTTGCCTGGGTGGTGGCCCGGCTCGTAAAGGCTCTGCTCCGGCGGTTGCTGGGGCGCTGGGGCAGCTCTTCGGCTATTATCTCGCTGGTTTCTATTGCGGTGTGGCTGCTGGCGATAGGCGTGGCGCTCAGCGTGGTGGCCGGCGACATCCGGGCCCTGGTCGGCTCACTTGGCTTGATAGGCCTTGCGCTGTCCTGGTCGCTGCAAACCCCGATCGAGAGCTTTACCGGCTGGATCCTTAACTCCTTTCAGGGCTACTACCGCGTGGGCGACCGTGTGCGGGTAGGCGATGTGTTCGGAGATGTGTACCGGATCGATTTCCTGACGACCACTGTCTGGGAAATCGGCGACCCGTACCAGCCGGGCTTTGTGCAGGCAGAACAGCCAACGGGCCGCCTGGTTACCTTCCCGAACAACGAGATCCTCACCGGCACCGTCACAAACCTTACCGGCGACTTTCCTTATGTGTGGGATGAGTTGGCCATCGCCGTTGCAAACGAGTCGGACATCCCGCTTTCGATGGCGGTGCTGGGCCGGGTTGCGGAGGACCTGCTCGGAAACTACATGGTGGAGCCCGCCCGCAACTACGTAAAGCTCCTGCAGCGCTCCGGGCTGGACTATGACATACCAGACAAGCCGCAGGTGTTTATTTCCCTGGCCGACTCCTGGACCAACGTGACCATCCGCTACCTGGTGGGCGCCCGCGAACGCCGCAAATGGAAAAGCGAACTCACCGTGCGCATTACAATGGAGGTGAACAAGCCGGAGTACCTCGAGAAGATCATCCCGGTCTATCCGCGCCAGCAGGTGCAGTTCATCAACCCGGGTGGCGTGCCGGTAGAGGCAAGCCTAAATGACAACGGCTAG
- a CDS encoding YybH family protein: protein MRKTIRTTLCTCFAVAVLLTGCNKAEGQQAEEAKADFTQVIPTLEAITADWNKGDLDAFLTVYDSDATFMLPSGPVGVEEMKGYYQEAFTESGTPTSTLSFDSLEVRPLGDRHALVTGRYILTAQDATQQSGRYSLVLAHTNGKWQILHDHSN from the coding sequence ATGAGAAAAACTATCCGCACCACGCTTTGCACATGCTTCGCCGTTGCAGTGCTGCTAACTGGCTGTAACAAGGCCGAGGGGCAGCAGGCAGAAGAGGCCAAAGCCGATTTTACACAGGTTATCCCTACGCTGGAGGCCATCACCGCCGACTGGAACAAAGGCGATCTGGATGCATTTTTAACGGTATACGACAGCGACGCCACCTTTATGCTGCCAAGCGGCCCGGTTGGTGTGGAAGAGATGAAAGGCTACTACCAGGAAGCCTTTACGGAAAGCGGCACGCCTACCTCTACCCTAAGCTTCGACAGCCTGGAAGTGCGCCCGCTGGGCGACCGGCACGCTCTGGTAACCGGCCGCTACATTCTCACAGCACAGGACGCAACGCAGCAGAGCGGCCGCTATTCCCTAGTGCTCGCCCACACCAACGGCAAGTGGCAAATCCTCCACGACCACTCCAACTAA
- a CDS encoding sterol desaturase family protein, translated as MAESNLFWWFYLLLALRYVVIAGLAFLVFYLLMPHRFLKRKIQALFPKQKDYVREVGYSFFTFLVFALVAVVISSEGVLPYTQIYRSASEYGWGYFVLSVALALLLHDTYFYWTHRMMHHPRLFRLFHLTHHKSTNPSPWAAFAFSPLEAVVEAGVIVFIVLLIPIHKYAILLFLLLMTVYNVYGHLGYEIYPAWLVNSRVGKWLNTSTNHNMHHKYFKGNYGLYFRFWDELLHTTHPNYDKTLAALVDPQPEEQAAQEV; from the coding sequence ATGGCGGAATCTAATTTGTTCTGGTGGTTTTACCTCCTGCTGGCCCTGCGCTACGTGGTTATAGCGGGGCTGGCCTTCCTTGTTTTCTATCTGCTGATGCCGCATCGGTTTCTGAAGCGGAAGATACAGGCGCTCTTTCCGAAGCAGAAAGATTATGTGCGGGAGGTCGGCTATTCTTTCTTTACCTTTCTGGTGTTTGCGCTGGTTGCCGTGGTCATTTCTTCGGAGGGGGTACTGCCGTACACGCAGATTTACCGCAGTGCGTCCGAGTATGGCTGGGGCTATTTTGTCCTCAGCGTAGCGCTGGCCCTGCTGCTCCACGACACCTACTTCTACTGGACGCACCGTATGATGCACCATCCCCGGCTGTTCAGGCTCTTTCACCTCACACACCATAAATCCACAAATCCCTCGCCGTGGGCAGCCTTTGCCTTCAGTCCGCTGGAGGCTGTGGTGGAGGCGGGCGTGATCGTGTTTATCGTGCTGCTGATCCCGATCCACAAGTACGCCATCTTGCTGTTCCTGCTCCTGATGACGGTCTACAACGTGTATGGGCACTTGGGCTATGAAATTTACCCGGCCTGGCTTGTGAACAGCAGAGTGGGGAAATGGCTAAACACATCCACCAACCACAACATGCACCACAAATACTTTAAAGGCAATTACGGCCTCTATTTCAGGTTTTGGGATGAGCTGCTCCACACCACGCACCCTAATTACGATAAAACTCTGGCAGCCCTCGTGGACCCGCAGCCGGAGGAACAGGCAGCGCAAGAAGTATAG
- a CDS encoding haloacid dehalogenase type II, translated as MKSPNKRPAVLLFDVNETLLDLSDMQQAVNKAFDNELAFKLWFAYLLEYALVENSTGKYHDFSKVGQAAMQMITKALGKDIPEEKQQELVRMVNDTPPHPDVVPGLEKLQAAGFRLATLTNSPAASGIPHLEQVGLKHFFEETFSVDSVQKFKPHRSPYQHAADQLGVEMEEVMMVAAHGWDMAGALRAGMRAAFISRPGQALYPLAPEPELTAPTLLALAQQLERLA; from the coding sequence ATGAAAAGCCCCAATAAACGCCCGGCCGTACTGCTGTTTGATGTAAACGAAACGCTGCTGGACCTGTCTGACATGCAGCAGGCCGTGAACAAGGCGTTTGACAACGAACTGGCGTTTAAGCTGTGGTTTGCCTACCTACTGGAGTATGCGCTTGTGGAGAACAGCACGGGTAAGTACCACGACTTCAGCAAAGTGGGCCAGGCGGCCATGCAAATGATCACAAAGGCCCTGGGCAAGGACATACCGGAGGAGAAGCAGCAGGAGCTGGTGCGCATGGTGAACGACACGCCGCCCCACCCCGACGTGGTACCCGGCCTGGAGAAGCTGCAGGCAGCCGGCTTCCGGTTGGCCACGCTTACCAACTCGCCGGCAGCATCCGGCATACCGCACCTGGAACAGGTGGGCCTGAAGCATTTCTTTGAGGAGACCTTCAGCGTGGACAGCGTGCAGAAGTTTAAACCGCACCGCAGCCCTTACCAGCACGCCGCCGACCAGCTGGGCGTAGAAATGGAGGAGGTGATGATGGTGGCCGCCCACGGCTGGGACATGGCAGGCGCATTGCGTGCCGGTATGCGTGCGGCCTTTATCTCCCGCCCCGGTCAGGCGCTGTACCCTTTGGCTCCGGAGCCGGAACTAACGGCCCCTACTCTGCTGGCGCTGGCACAGCAGCTGGAAAGGCTAGCCTGA
- a CDS encoding DUF4407 domain-containing protein — MKQFFWWCAGADDTILEKCSKSEHVKYAGVGATVLFTGLLASISGGYALYTVFGSLPMAVAFGLLWGAVIFNLDRFIVSTLRKEGKFWKELLQVMPRLLLALVLAVVISKPLELKIFDKEIQAVLKEKQAELAIEHKKLVSQQFGEVDSVKAEIAAIRQEVAAKLQERNQLYNAVAAEADGTGGTGKVGRGPIYEEKKLQYDKVDEELKLLQADAQERINQRQQRITALMGQYDATVAEGQESFSNYDGLMARINALDELPWLPVFFITLLFICLETAPIFTKLISNRGPYDEILKGVEHERTTQEMQRVAERQKQYDTRQDVAEAKFASRREYEMDAKREEERIKSDAHLEVVRESAAVWKQRKLADIHRSPGTAAEILNDNEENGYYKW, encoded by the coding sequence ATGAAGCAGTTCTTTTGGTGGTGCGCCGGCGCCGACGATACTATTCTTGAAAAGTGCTCTAAATCTGAGCATGTGAAGTATGCCGGTGTGGGAGCCACCGTATTATTTACGGGCTTGCTGGCCAGCATCTCGGGGGGCTATGCACTGTACACCGTCTTCGGCTCCCTGCCGATGGCAGTTGCTTTCGGCCTGCTGTGGGGCGCGGTAATCTTTAACCTGGACCGCTTTATAGTTTCCACGCTGCGCAAAGAGGGCAAGTTCTGGAAAGAGCTGCTGCAGGTAATGCCGCGCCTCCTGCTGGCGCTGGTGTTAGCCGTCGTAATCTCAAAGCCGCTGGAGCTGAAGATCTTCGACAAGGAGATTCAGGCTGTGCTAAAGGAGAAGCAGGCGGAGCTGGCCATCGAGCACAAGAAGCTGGTTAGCCAGCAGTTTGGCGAAGTAGACTCCGTGAAAGCCGAAATCGCCGCTATTCGGCAGGAGGTGGCAGCCAAGCTGCAGGAGCGAAACCAGCTCTACAATGCCGTTGCCGCCGAGGCAGACGGCACAGGGGGTACGGGCAAAGTGGGCAGGGGCCCCATCTATGAGGAGAAGAAACTCCAGTACGATAAAGTGGACGAGGAGCTGAAGCTGCTGCAGGCAGATGCCCAGGAGCGGATTAACCAGCGGCAGCAGCGGATTACAGCACTCATGGGCCAGTACGACGCCACCGTGGCCGAGGGGCAGGAAAGCTTCTCGAACTACGATGGCCTGATGGCCCGAATCAATGCCCTGGACGAGTTGCCCTGGCTGCCGGTGTTCTTCATCACGCTGTTGTTTATATGCCTCGAAACGGCCCCTATCTTCACCAAGCTGATCTCTAACCGGGGCCCTTACGATGAGATACTGAAAGGAGTGGAGCACGAGCGCACGACGCAGGAAATGCAGCGCGTGGCCGAGCGCCAGAAGCAGTACGATACCCGTCAGGATGTGGCCGAGGCCAAGTTTGCATCGCGTCGCGAGTATGAAATGGACGCCAAGCGCGAGGAGGAGCGGATCAAATCGGATGCGCACCTGGAGGTGGTGCGCGAGTCAGCGGCGGTGTGGAAGCAGCGTAAGCTGGCCGATATCCACCGCAGCCCGGGTACTGCCGCCGAGATACTGAACGACAATGAGGAAAACGGCTACTACAAATGGTAG
- the rocD gene encoding ornithine--oxo-acid transaminase — protein sequence MSTQTINSSQEAIDIEHQYGAHNYHPLPVVLSRGEGVHLWDVEGKHYYDFLSAYSAVNQGHCHPKIVGALVEQAQQLTLTSRAFYNDKLGPAEKYICEYFNYDKALFMNSGAEAVETAIKLARKWGYMKKGIAPHNAEIIVVEHNFHGRTTGIISFSTDPDSTKGFGPYMPGYKVIPYNDADALEQALKENPNVCGFLVEPIQGEAGVMVPDEGYLAKAHALCKEYDVLLMADEIQTGIGRTGKLLASYYDDVKADILILGKALSGGVLPVSCVLANDDIMLCIQPGEHGSTFGGNPLAAVVAIAALEVIKEESLTENANRLGELFRERMRRLMDKRPELVTLVRGRGLLNAIVVQPTADGRTAWDVCVELKNHGLLAKPTHGDIIRFAPPLVMTEEQLNECCDIIENVILSF from the coding sequence ATGAGTACGCAAACCATTAACAGCAGCCAGGAGGCCATTGATATCGAGCACCAGTACGGTGCGCATAACTATCACCCCCTGCCCGTGGTCCTGAGCCGCGGCGAGGGAGTGCACCTCTGGGACGTAGAAGGCAAACACTACTATGACTTTCTGTCGGCTTACAGTGCCGTGAACCAGGGGCACTGCCACCCGAAGATCGTGGGCGCCCTGGTAGAGCAGGCGCAGCAGCTCACCCTGACCTCCCGCGCCTTTTACAACGATAAGCTGGGCCCGGCGGAGAAGTACATCTGTGAGTACTTCAACTACGATAAAGCCCTGTTTATGAACTCCGGTGCCGAGGCCGTGGAGACGGCGATTAAGCTGGCGCGCAAGTGGGGCTACATGAAAAAGGGCATTGCCCCGCACAATGCCGAGATAATTGTGGTGGAGCATAACTTCCACGGGCGCACGACGGGCATCATCTCCTTCTCCACCGATCCTGACTCCACCAAAGGCTTCGGGCCATATATGCCGGGCTATAAAGTGATCCCCTACAACGATGCGGATGCACTGGAGCAGGCGCTGAAAGAGAACCCGAACGTGTGCGGCTTTCTGGTGGAGCCGATCCAGGGAGAAGCCGGCGTGATGGTGCCCGACGAGGGATACCTGGCAAAGGCGCACGCGCTGTGCAAGGAGTACGACGTGCTGTTGATGGCCGATGAGATTCAGACAGGCATCGGGCGCACGGGCAAGCTGCTGGCCAGCTACTATGACGATGTAAAAGCAGACATACTTATACTTGGCAAGGCGCTTTCGGGCGGTGTGCTGCCGGTTTCCTGCGTGCTGGCCAATGACGATATCATGCTGTGCATCCAGCCGGGTGAGCACGGGTCTACGTTTGGGGGCAACCCACTGGCCGCCGTGGTAGCCATTGCTGCCCTGGAGGTGATCAAAGAGGAGAGCCTGACGGAGAACGCAAACAGGCTGGGAGAGCTGTTCCGGGAACGCATGCGCCGCCTGATGGACAAGCGCCCTGAACTGGTAACGCTGGTGCGCGGCCGCGGCCTGCTGAATGCAATTGTGGTGCAGCCAACCGCCGATGGCCGTACGGCCTGGGATGTGTGCGTGGAGCTGAAGAACCATGGCCTGCTGGCCAAGCCAACCCACGGCGATATCATCCGGTTCGCGCCGCCGCTTGTCATGACGGAAGAGCAACTGAACGAGTGCTGCGATATCATAGAAAACGTTATCTTAAGTTTCTAG
- a CDS encoding DUF5522 domain-containing protein, which yields MTQKLTEGEDFYFNEQGLMVLTAKYLLKRGWCCRNGCRNCPYGFRKEQQEAGAKQKKV from the coding sequence TTGACTCAGAAACTAACAGAGGGAGAGGATTTTTACTTTAACGAGCAGGGGCTGATGGTGCTCACGGCCAAGTACCTGCTCAAGCGCGGGTGGTGCTGCCGCAACGGCTGCCGGAACTGCCCCTACGGCTTCCGCAAAGAGCAGCAGGAGGCCGGGGCCAAGCAGAAGAAAGTATAA
- the rpmB gene encoding 50S ribosomal protein L28, whose product MARVCDLTGKRPQVGNNVSHANNKTKRKFYPNLQKKRFYIPEEDAWVTLKVSTSALRTINKNGISSVLKKAVEQGYIMY is encoded by the coding sequence ATGGCACGAGTTTGCGACTTAACAGGTAAAAGACCACAAGTAGGTAACAACGTTTCTCACGCTAACAACAAGACGAAGCGTAAATTTTATCCAAACCTACAGAAGAAGCGCTTCTACATCCCAGAGGAGGATGCTTGGGTAACGCTGAAAGTTTCTACTTCTGCACTGAGAACCATCAACAAGAATGGTATTTCTTCAGTGTTGAAGAAAGCAGTAGAGCAAGGCTACATCATGTACTAG
- the rpmG gene encoding 50S ribosomal protein L33, protein MAKKAKGNRIQVIMECTEHKASGLPGTSRYITTKNRKNTPERLELKKYNPVMKKVTVHKEIK, encoded by the coding sequence ATGGCTAAAAAAGCAAAAGGTAATAGAATCCAGGTTATTATGGAGTGCACAGAGCACAAGGCTTCTGGGCTACCTGGTACTTCAAGGTACATCACTACCAAAAACAGAAAAAATACTCCTGAGCGTCTTGAGCTGAAGAAGTACAACCCTGTGATGAAAAAAGTAACTGTACATAAAGAAATTAAATAA
- a CDS encoding DUF4295 domain-containing protein — MAKKVVATLKTATGKDWAKVIKAVKSPKTGAYSFKEEMVPVDKVQEFLKK, encoded by the coding sequence ATGGCTAAGAAGGTAGTTGCAACCCTAAAGACCGCTACAGGTAAAGACTGGGCAAAAGTGATCAAGGCTGTGAAGTCTCCAAAAACTGGTGCTTACAGCTTTAAAGAGGAGATGGTACCTGTAGATAAAGTACAGGAGTTCCTTAAGAAGTAA